One window from the genome of Carnobacteriaceae bacterium zg-84 encodes:
- a CDS encoding PTS glucose transporter subunit IIA, protein MNYKDLAQTILREVGGKENVSSVIHCATRLRFVLVDEQKANTNALKQTPGVVGVVQSGGQYQVIIGSDVANVYRPLVELGGFKEEKEVDTTQPQTIGARLMATISGIFTPVLPVITAAGMIKAVLSLLVVFKLVTTKDQNYQILNFIGDAGFYFLPIFLGGTAARQFKTNQYLGMLMGAFLLHPTFVGLVAATKESGAGIHLFGLPITPVGYSATVIPVILSVLFMSYVERFADKISPKAIKFFSVPLITALVTSVVTFTVLGPIGAIVGQWLGSFFKFLETFGPWVVPTVVGIFSPFLVMTGTHYGLVSIGINNRATIGYDTVVQPGMLASNVSQGGAALAIAFKTKDVNKKALASSAGITAIFGITEPALYGVTLQNKAALIATMISGGIGGFFLGIMNARNFSGGSPGLLTITSYIGENTLYYLYVALAGLVLSVVLSFIITYVLYKEESVEKVSENLQTDRIVSPVKGKVIPLSDVSDATFASGMLGQGVAIIPEESTILSPVNGEIVAIFDTKHAIGLKTVDGIELLIHIGLDTVNLKGEGFKLLAKVGQTVAVGTPLVEVDFDKVDAAGYERVTPILVTNQEAVTSITPTENTSVFAGEELFKINK, encoded by the coding sequence ATGAATTATAAAGATTTAGCGCAAACGATTTTGAGAGAAGTCGGCGGCAAAGAAAATGTGTCAAGTGTTATACATTGTGCAACACGTTTAAGATTTGTTTTAGTAGATGAACAAAAAGCAAATACAAATGCTCTAAAACAGACACCGGGTGTAGTTGGTGTCGTACAAAGTGGTGGACAATATCAAGTTATTATCGGTAGTGATGTTGCGAATGTGTATCGTCCTTTAGTTGAGTTAGGTGGCTTTAAGGAAGAAAAAGAAGTGGATACTACGCAACCACAAACAATCGGTGCTAGATTGATGGCGACGATTTCTGGTATTTTTACACCAGTTTTACCAGTTATTACAGCAGCTGGTATGATTAAAGCAGTTTTATCTTTATTAGTTGTGTTCAAATTAGTGACAACAAAAGATCAAAACTATCAAATTCTTAACTTTATTGGAGATGCAGGATTTTACTTCTTACCAATTTTCTTAGGTGGAACAGCAGCTCGACAATTTAAAACAAACCAATATTTAGGGATGTTAATGGGGGCATTTTTATTACACCCAACATTTGTCGGTTTAGTAGCAGCAACAAAAGAATCAGGTGCGGGTATTCATTTGTTTGGTTTACCAATTACACCAGTAGGTTATTCAGCAACAGTTATTCCAGTGATTTTATCGGTATTATTCATGAGTTATGTGGAACGCTTTGCGGATAAAATTTCACCTAAAGCCATTAAGTTTTTCTCTGTTCCATTGATTACAGCATTAGTAACATCTGTTGTGACATTTACAGTTTTAGGACCAATTGGTGCGATTGTTGGACAATGGTTAGGTTCATTCTTTAAATTCTTAGAAACATTTGGACCATGGGTTGTACCAACAGTTGTAGGTATTTTCTCTCCATTCTTAGTTATGACAGGAACGCACTATGGTTTAGTGTCTATCGGTATCAATAATCGTGCGACGATTGGGTATGATACAGTCGTACAACCAGGAATGCTTGCATCAAATGTTTCACAAGGTGGGGCAGCTTTAGCGATTGCATTTAAAACAAAAGACGTAAACAAAAAAGCATTGGCATCTTCAGCAGGGATTACAGCTATATTCGGTATCACTGAACCTGCTTTATACGGGGTGACATTACAAAACAAAGCAGCTTTAATCGCAACAATGATTTCAGGTGGTATTGGTGGTTTCTTCTTAGGTATTATGAACGCACGTAACTTCTCAGGTGGTTCACCAGGTTTATTAACCATTACAAGTTATATCGGTGAAAATACATTGTATTACTTGTACGTTGCTTTAGCAGGCTTAGTATTATCTGTTGTATTATCTTTTATCATTACGTATGTTTTGTATAAAGAAGAATCAGTTGAAAAAGTAAGCGAAAATTTACAAACAGATCGTATTGTTTCTCCAGTAAAAGGAAAAGTTATACCATTAAGTGACGTGAGTGATGCAACATTTGCTTCTGGTATGTTAGGGCAAGGGGTTGCGATTATTCCAGAAGAATCAACAATTTTATCCCCAGTTAATGGAGAGATTGTTGCAATCTTTGATACAAAACATGCGATTGGATTAAAAACAGTTGATGGTATTGAATTGTTAATTCACATTGGTTTAGATACAGTAAATTTAAAAGGTGAAGGTTTCAAACTATTGGCAAAAGTAGGCCAAACAGTAGCTGTGGGTACACCACTTGTTGAAGTTGATTTTGATAAAGTTGATGCAGCAGGATACGAACGTGTAACACCTATTCTTGTGACAAATCAAGAAGCTGTAACGTCAATTACGCCAACAGAGAACACTTCTGTATTTGCAGGAGAGGAATTATTTAAAATCAATAAATAG